One segment of Primulina tabacum isolate GXHZ01 chromosome 6, ASM2559414v2, whole genome shotgun sequence DNA contains the following:
- the LOC142549277 gene encoding heat shock 70 kDa protein 15-like isoform X1 encodes MSVVGFDFGNESGVVAVARQRGIDVVLNDESKRETPAIVCFGDKQRFLGTAGAASSMTNPKNTISQIKRLIGRQFSDPELQRDLKSLPFLVTEGPDGYPLIHAQYLGEMRTFAPTQVLGMVFSDLKSIAEKNLNAAVVDCCIGIPVYFTDLQRRAVIDAATIAGLHPLRLIHETTATALAYGIYKTDLPESEPLNVAFVDVGHASMQVCIASFKKGQLKILAHSFDRSLGGRDFDEVLFQHFASKFKDEYKIDVYKNARACLRLRAGCEKLKKVLSANPEAPLNIECLMDEKDVRGFIKREEFEQISIPILERVKKPLEKSLAEAGLTVENIHSVEVVGSGSRVPAMIKILSEFYGTEPRRTMNASECVAKGCALQCAILSPTFKVREFQVNESFPFPISLSWKSTASDMQNGAIDNQQSTIVFPKGNPIPSVKALTFYRSGTFTVDTQYTDVSELQAPAKISTYMIGPFQSTNVQAKVKVKVRLNLHGIVSVESAMLLEEDEIEVPVVKDSAKDPEKMDTEDVHTDPATSSTHADVNMQDSKTDAPEPENGVPESGDKPAQMETDKKVEIPKKKIKKTNITVSEVVHGGLSALELRKAVEKEFEMALQDRVMEETKDKKNAVEAYVYEMRNKLHDKYHEFITDPEREQFISRLQEIEDWLYEDGEDETKGVYIAKLEELKKQGDPVELRYKEHSERGTVIDLLTYCINSYREAAVVDNPKFDHIDLAEKQKVLNECVEAEAWLREKLQHQDSLPKHANPVLLSADVRKKAEALDRFCRSIMTKPKPAKPTPPDVPSSAASSQGGESQSQGPDNTNKCDTAESGEELQSGDGRPMETKTEKSETAPA; translated from the exons ATGAGTGTGGTAGGTTTTGACTTTGGTAATGAGAGTGGCGTTGTTGCTGTTGCAAGACAAAGAGGCATTGATGTTGTTCTTAATGATGAATCCAAACGTGAAACTCCTGCAATCGTATGCTTTGGTGACAAGCAGCGGTTTCTTGGGACAGCAGGAGCTGCGTCAAGTATGACGAATCCAAAAAATACCATATCTCAAATTAAGAGGTTGATTGGGCGCCAGTTTTCAGATCCTGAGCTGCAACGTGATCTTAAGTCGTTGCCTTTTTTAGTCACTGAAGGGCCTGACGGTTATCCTTTGATCCATGCACAGTATTTGGGTGAGATGAGGACATTTGCACCAACTCAGGTTTTGGGTATGGTATTTTCCGATCTCAAGAGTATTGCAGAGAAGAATTTGAATGCTGCGGTTGTAGATTGCTGCATTGGTATACCTGTTTACTTCACTGACCTACAGAGAAGAGCTGTTATAGATGCTGCCACTATCGCTGGCTTGCACCCCCTTCGGCTTATTCATGAGACTACTGCTACTGCTTTAGCTTATGGAATTTATAAGACCGACTTACCTGAAAGCGAACCACTGAATGTTGCTTTTGTTGACGTTGGACATGCAAGTATGCAAGTTTGTATTGCTTCCTTCAAGAAAGGTCAGCTGAAGATATTGGCCCATTCCTTTGACCGGTCTCTTGGTGGAAGGGATTTTGATGAAGTTCTTTTTCAGCACTTCGCCTCAAAGTTCAAAGACGAGTACAAGATTGATGTCTATAAGAATGCTAGAGCTTGCCTAAGGCTTCGTGCTGGCTGTGAGAAGTTAAAGAAGGTTCTTAGTGCAAATCCTGAGGCTCCTCTTAACATCGAGTGTCTGATGGATGAGAAGGATGTTAGGGGTTTCATCAAGAGAGAGGAGTTTGAGCAAATTAGCATTCCAATTTTGGAACGTGTGAAAAAGCCATTGGAGAAGTCTCTGGCAGAAGCTGGACTCACTGTTGAAAATATCCATTCAGTTGAGGTTGTTGGTTCGGGCTCTCGGGTTCCAGCTATGATTAAAATCTTGTCCGAGTTCTATGGTACAGAGCCCAGGCGTACAATGAATGCTAGTGAATGTGTTGCCAAAGGCTGTGCTTTGCAATGTGCTATACTTAGTCCTACATTTAAAGTGCGGGAATTTCAG GTGAATGAGAGCTTCCCTTTccccatttcactatcatggaaAAGTACTGCTTCAGATATGCAAAATGGAGCAATAGATAACCAGCAGAGTACAATCGTATTTCCCAAGGGTAATCCTATACCAAGTGTGAAGGCTTTGACTTTCTACCGATCTGGCACCTTTACAGTAGATACACAATACACTGATGTCAGTGAATTGCAGGCACCAGCAAAGATTAGTACATACATG ATTGGACCTTTCCAATCCACAAATGTGCAGGCTAAAGTGAAGGTTAAAGTCCGTCTGAATCTTCATGGTATTGTATCAGTCGAGTCAGCAATG CTCTTGGAAGAGGATGAAATTGAAGTTCCAGTTGTGAAAGATTCGGCAAAGGACCCAGAGAAGATGGATACTGAAGATGTTCATACTGATCCTGCTACATCTAGCACCCACGCTGATGTAAATATGCAAGATTCTAAAACTGATGCTCCTGAACCTGAAAATGGTGTGCCAGAGTCTGGGGACAAGCCTGCTCAGATGGAAACAGATAAGAAG GTGGAAATTCCGAAGAAAAAGATAAAGAAAACCAACATAACTGTGTCAGAAGTTGTACATGGAGGACTCTCGGCCTTGGAATTGCGAAAGGCAGTAGAGAAGGAATTTGAGATGGCGTTGCAGGATCGTGTAATGGAAGAAACCAAAGACAAAAAGAATGCTGTTGAGGCATATGTTTATGAAATGCGAAATAAG CTTCATGACAAATATCATGAGTTCATAACCGATCCAGAGAGAGAGCAGTTTATTTCCAGACTACAAGAGATAGAAGATTGGTTGTACGAGGATGGGGAAGATGAAACCAAAGGTGTTTATATTGCTAAACTTGAGGAGCTCAAGAAG CAAGGTGATCCTGTAGAGCTGCGTTACAAGGAGCATTCAGAGAGGGGAACTGTGATTGATTTACTTACTTATTGCATCAATAGTTACAGGGAAGCAGCAGTGGTGGACAATCCCAAGTTTGATCACATTGATTTGGCTGAAAAACAAAAG GTTTTAAATGAATGCGTGGAAGCTGAAGCTTGGCTAAGAGAAAAACTACAGCATCAGGATTCACTTCCAAAGCATGCAAATCCAGTTCTTTTGTCTGCTGATGTGAGGAAGAAAGCTGAAGCTCTTGACAG
- the LOC142549277 gene encoding heat shock 70 kDa protein 15-like isoform X2, giving the protein MSVVGFDFGNESGVVAVARQRGIDVVLNDESKRETPAIVCFGDKQRFLGTAGAASSMTNPKNTISQIKRLIGRQFSDPELQRDLKSLPFLVTEGPDGYPLIHAQYLGEMRTFAPTQVLGMVFSDLKSIAEKNLNAAVVDCCIGIPVYFTDLQRRAVIDAATIAGLHPLRLIHETTATALAYGIYKTDLPESEPLNVAFVDVGHASMQVCIASFKKGQLKILAHSFDRSLGGRDFDEVLFQHFASKFKDEYKIDVYKNARACLRLRAGCEKLKKVLSANPEAPLNIECLMDEKDVRGFIKREEFEQISIPILERVKKPLEKSLAEAGLTVENIHSVEVVGSGSRVPAMIKILSEFYGTEPRRTMNASECVAKGCALQCAILSPTFKVREFQVNESFPFPISLSWKSTASDMQNGAIDNQQSTIVFPKGNPIPSVKALTFYRSGTFTVDTQYTDVSELQAPAKISTYMIGPFQSTNVQAKVKVKVRLNLHGIVSVESAMLLEEDEIEVPVVKDSAKDPEKMDTEDVHTDPATSSTHADVNMQDSKTDAPEPENGVPESGDKPAQMETDKKVEIPKKKIKKTNITVSEVVHGGLSALELRKAVEKEFEMALQDRVMEETKDKKNAVEAYVYEMRNKLHDKYHEFITDPEREQFISRLQEIEDWLYEDGEDETKGVYIAKLEELKKQGDPVELRYKEHSERGTVIDLLTYCINSYREAAVVDNPKFDHIDLAEKQKVLNECVEAEAWLREKLQHQDSLPKHANPVLLSADVRKKAEALDRFCRPIMMKPKPAKPATPDVPSPASAQGGESQSREPDSRNTCDTAESGKDLPSADAQPMETDKSETAPA; this is encoded by the exons ATGAGTGTGGTAGGTTTTGACTTTGGTAATGAGAGTGGCGTTGTTGCTGTTGCAAGACAAAGAGGCATTGATGTTGTTCTTAATGATGAATCCAAACGTGAAACTCCTGCAATCGTATGCTTTGGTGACAAGCAGCGGTTTCTTGGGACAGCAGGAGCTGCGTCAAGTATGACGAATCCAAAAAATACCATATCTCAAATTAAGAGGTTGATTGGGCGCCAGTTTTCAGATCCTGAGCTGCAACGTGATCTTAAGTCGTTGCCTTTTTTAGTCACTGAAGGGCCTGACGGTTATCCTTTGATCCATGCACAGTATTTGGGTGAGATGAGGACATTTGCACCAACTCAGGTTTTGGGTATGGTATTTTCCGATCTCAAGAGTATTGCAGAGAAGAATTTGAATGCTGCGGTTGTAGATTGCTGCATTGGTATACCTGTTTACTTCACTGACCTACAGAGAAGAGCTGTTATAGATGCTGCCACTATCGCTGGCTTGCACCCCCTTCGGCTTATTCATGAGACTACTGCTACTGCTTTAGCTTATGGAATTTATAAGACCGACTTACCTGAAAGCGAACCACTGAATGTTGCTTTTGTTGACGTTGGACATGCAAGTATGCAAGTTTGTATTGCTTCCTTCAAGAAAGGTCAGCTGAAGATATTGGCCCATTCCTTTGACCGGTCTCTTGGTGGAAGGGATTTTGATGAAGTTCTTTTTCAGCACTTCGCCTCAAAGTTCAAAGACGAGTACAAGATTGATGTCTATAAGAATGCTAGAGCTTGCCTAAGGCTTCGTGCTGGCTGTGAGAAGTTAAAGAAGGTTCTTAGTGCAAATCCTGAGGCTCCTCTTAACATCGAGTGTCTGATGGATGAGAAGGATGTTAGGGGTTTCATCAAGAGAGAGGAGTTTGAGCAAATTAGCATTCCAATTTTGGAACGTGTGAAAAAGCCATTGGAGAAGTCTCTGGCAGAAGCTGGACTCACTGTTGAAAATATCCATTCAGTTGAGGTTGTTGGTTCGGGCTCTCGGGTTCCAGCTATGATTAAAATCTTGTCCGAGTTCTATGGTACAGAGCCCAGGCGTACAATGAATGCTAGTGAATGTGTTGCCAAAGGCTGTGCTTTGCAATGTGCTATACTTAGTCCTACATTTAAAGTGCGGGAATTTCAG GTGAATGAGAGCTTCCCTTTccccatttcactatcatggaaAAGTACTGCTTCAGATATGCAAAATGGAGCAATAGATAACCAGCAGAGTACAATCGTATTTCCCAAGGGTAATCCTATACCAAGTGTGAAGGCTTTGACTTTCTACCGATCTGGCACCTTTACAGTAGATACACAATACACTGATGTCAGTGAATTGCAGGCACCAGCAAAGATTAGTACATACATG ATTGGACCTTTCCAATCCACAAATGTGCAGGCTAAAGTGAAGGTTAAAGTCCGTCTGAATCTTCATGGTATTGTATCAGTCGAGTCAGCAATG CTCTTGGAAGAGGATGAAATTGAAGTTCCAGTTGTGAAAGATTCGGCAAAGGACCCAGAGAAGATGGATACTGAAGATGTTCATACTGATCCTGCTACATCTAGCACCCACGCTGATGTAAATATGCAAGATTCTAAAACTGATGCTCCTGAACCTGAAAATGGTGTGCCAGAGTCTGGGGACAAGCCTGCTCAGATGGAAACAGATAAGAAG GTGGAAATTCCGAAGAAAAAGATAAAGAAAACCAACATAACTGTGTCAGAAGTTGTACATGGAGGACTCTCGGCCTTGGAATTGCGAAAGGCAGTAGAGAAGGAATTTGAGATGGCGTTGCAGGATCGTGTAATGGAAGAAACCAAAGACAAAAAGAATGCTGTTGAGGCATATGTTTATGAAATGCGAAATAAG CTTCATGACAAATATCATGAGTTCATAACCGATCCAGAGAGAGAGCAGTTTATTTCCAGACTACAAGAGATAGAAGATTGGTTGTACGAGGATGGGGAAGATGAAACCAAAGGTGTTTATATTGCTAAACTTGAGGAGCTCAAGAAG CAAGGTGATCCTGTAGAGCTGCGTTACAAGGAGCATTCAGAGAGGGGAACTGTGATTGATTTACTTACTTATTGCATCAATAGTTACAGGGAAGCAGCAGTGGTGGACAATCCCAAGTTTGATCACATTGATTTGGCTGAAAAACAAAAG GTTTTAAATGAATGCGTGGAAGCTGAAGCTTGGCTAAGAGAAAAACTACAGCATCAGGATTCACTTCCAAAGCATGCAAATCCAGTTCTTTTGTCTGCTGATGTGAGGAAGAAAGCTGAAGCTCTTGACAG GTTTTGCAGGCCTATCATGATGAAGCCAAAACCAGCAAAACCAGCCACGCCTGATGTACCTTCGCCAGCATCAGCCCAAGGAGGTGAGTCGCAATCTCGAGAGCCAGATAGCAGGAACACATGTGACACTGCGGAATCTGGAAAAGATTTGCCATCAGCCGATGCACAGCCTATGGAAACAGACAAATCCGAGACTGCACCAGCTTAA